From one Malus sylvestris chromosome 1, drMalSylv7.2, whole genome shotgun sequence genomic stretch:
- the LOC126623589 gene encoding staphylococcal-like nuclease CAN2, translating into MGLLGSFVRFLLGQCSKPTTTGGDYSDPLGHHGVSATTVGVSALAQDLYNFEITSQVPEGLGQHVVSSRKAQANWYRKLVVTWRETKPPPRTPEEAAGLVIQTLKGHRKADVEGVLAFYGLNISSEDPTSLPQGVKFEFQTLPVDEKAIADGDTVTVYVSTEDPRESSCVPSDVQTAAIERSEARAVRNYTRADALHKKIIDAGYRVLNIENEEVLARKYRIRLRGIDAPESSMPYGKEAKQELVKLIQGKCLRVLIYGEDRYGRCVGDIYSNGTFVQEVMLKNGCAWHYAAYDKRPEFARWEEQARAERVGLWASSNPEKPWDWRKDKRQGK; encoded by the exons ATGGGGTTGTTGGGAAGCTTCGTAAGGTTCCTCTTGGGCCAATGCAGCAAACCCACCACCACCGGCGGGGACTACTCTGATCCACTTGGCCATCACGGCGTCTCCGCCACCACTGTCGGCGTTTCGGCTCTTGCCCAAGACCTCTACAACTTCGAGATCACCTCTCAG GTCCCAGAAGGGCTCGGTCAGCATGTTGTCTCGTCCAGGAAAGCTCAAGCTAACTG GTATAGAAAACTAGTTGTGACATGGAGGGAAACAAAACCGCCACCAAGAACACCCGAAGAAGCGGCTGGTCTTGTCATACAAACCCTGAAAGGACATCGAAAGGCGGATGTTGAG GGTGTGTTGGCTTTCTATGGCCTCAATATTTCCTCTGAGGATCCAACATCATTGCCTCAAGGAGTGAAGTTTGAGTTCCAGACGCTACCG GTTGATGAAAAAGCGATTGCAGATGGCGATACAGTGACGGTCTACGTCAGCACAGAGGATCCCAGGGAGTCATCCTGTGTTCCGAGCGATGTGCAAACAGCTGCCATTGAAAGATCAGAAGCACGCGCAGTGAGGAACTATACAAGGGCAGATGCACTTCACAAGAAGATCATTGATGCTGGATACCG GGTACTGAATATTGAAAACGAGGAGGTCCTTGCCCGAAAGTACAGGATCCGACTGAG GGGTATAGATGCGCCGGAGAGTTCAATGCCCTATGGAAAAGAAGCCAAACAGGAGCTGGTTAAGCTTATTCAGGGCAAGTGCTTGAGGGTTCTTATCTACGGGGAAGATCGTTATGGACGCTGTGTGGGCGACATATACAGCAATGGCACATTTGTACAG GAAGTAATGCTCAAGAACGGGTGTGCATGGCATTACGCAGCCTACGACAAACGCCCAGAATTTGCAAGG TGGGAAGAACAGGCTCGGGCGGAGCGAGTTGGGTTGTGGGCTTCATCAAACCCTGAGAAGCCATGGGATTGGAGAAAGGATAAGCGTCAAGGCAAATGA
- the LOC126623597 gene encoding wound-induced protein 1-like, protein MRLLTGSQTESFQFVPQSIASFGPTVLVEGCDRDCSISWVHAWTVASGVVTGVREYFNTTLTVTRLGNNSHRNSPASSAKSSSGFSYKASSSAAEITSFHFPSVWESSVSNRAGKSMPGLVLAI, encoded by the coding sequence ATGCGCCTCCTCACCGGCTCCCAAACCGAATCGTTTCAGTTCGTCCCCCAGTCCATCGCCTCCTTCGGCCCCACCGTCCTCGTCGAGGGCTGCGACCGCGACTGCTCCATTTCCTGGGTCCACGCCTGGACCGTCGCCAGTGGTGTAGTCACCGGCGTCCGCGAGTACTTCAACACTACCCTCACTGTCACGCGCCTGGGAAACAACAGCCACAGAAACTCTCCCGCCTCCTCCGCTAAATCCTCGTCCGGGTTTTCCTACAAGGCGTCGTCGTCGGCGGCCGAGATTACCTCGTTCCATTTCCCGTCGGTTTGGGAGAGCAGCGTCTCCAATCGGGCCGGGAAGTCCATGCCGGGTCTGGTCCTCGCAATCTAA
- the LOC126623709 gene encoding uncharacterized protein LOC126623709 gives MVSTDNGNHKEEIEESNGSEVKGQIPFEVSASRKTFLTNEKSPKRFPPDAPLNRVSFFKFGSASARFKRLAEERDEMSRSVASSGHGFKERIHGVFSKKIDWVSLMKMGKEWIKNPMNMALFAWIVCVAISGAILFLVMTGMLNKAIPKKSERDAWFEVNNQILNALFTLLCLYNHPKRFYHLVLLCRWKPEDISRLRKVYCKNGTYKPHEWAHMMVVVALLHLNCFGQYALCGLNLGYRRAQRPPIGVAICISFAIGAPAFAGIYNIVSPLGKDYDSEVDVEAQVPIGTGEGAERSRSKTFERKYSFAFRTDQRVVESKPQWSGGVLDIWDDISIAYVSLFCSFCVFGWNMERLGFGNMYVHIMTFILFCMAPFWIFNLAAVNIDNETVRGALGVTGLVLCLFGLLYGGFWRIQMRKRFNLPSYNFCFGKPALSDCTLWLCCCWCSLAQEVRTGNSYDVVEEKFCRKQQESEGLPLISPLPREDGSLEFRSGPNSPLGNSLSPTKNGIGGSPSPSGLPKGFHSPGRPLSAVKEESHVRGKDETMTPPAPSLIQREET, from the coding sequence atggTTTCGACTGATAATGGAAACCACAAGGAGGAAATTGAAGAATCGAATGGTAGTGAAGTGAAGGGTCAAATCCCCTTTGAGGTTTCAGCATCCCGGAAGACTTTTTTAACCAATGAGAAGTCTCCGAAAAGGTTCCCTCCTGATGCTCCTCTTAATAGAGTTAGTTTCTTCAAATTTGGTTCTGCATCTGCCAGGTTCAAGCGGTTGGCTGAGGAGAGAGATGAAATGTCACGATCTGTGGCTTCGAGCGGCCATGGCTTTAAAGAACGAATCCATGGGGTTTTTTCTAAGAAAATTGATTGGGTTTCACTCATGAAAATGGGCAAAGAATGGATTAAAAACCCAATGAACATGGCTCTTTTTGCGTGGATCGTCTGTGTTGCTATTTCGGGtgcaattttgtttcttgtcaTGACTGGAATGTTGAACAAGGCAATACCCAAGaagtccgagagagatgcatGGTTTGAAGTCAATAATCAAATTCTAAATGCACTTTTTACTCTTTTGTGTTTGTACAACCATCCAAAGCGATTCTACCACCTTGTACTTCTGTGTAGATGGAAACCAGAAGACATTTCCAGACTTCGAAAGGTTTACTGTAAAAATGGTACTTATAAGCCCCACGAATGGGCCCACATGATGGTTGTTGTTGCCCTGCTTCATCTGAATTGCTTTGGTCAGTATGCACTTTGTGGTTTAAACTTGGGTTACAGAAGAGCTCAACGACCACCGATAGGAGTTGCAATATGTATATCTTTTGCTATTGGTGCACCTGCATTTGCTGGTATATACAACATTGTCAGCCCCCTTGGGAAGGATTATGATTCAGAAGTGGATGTGGAAGCACAGGTTCCAATCGGCACTGGTGAAGGAGCAGAAAGATCAAGGTCAAAAACATTTGAGAGAAAATATTCTTTTGCATTTAGGACTGACCAACGAGTTGTTGAGAGTAAACCACAATGGAGCGGAGGAGTACTTGACATTTGGGATGATATTTCTATAGCGTATGTTTCACTCTTTTGTAGTTTTTGTGTGTTCGGGTGGAATATGGAGAGGCTTGGATTCGGGAACATGTATGTTCATATTATGACATTTATTCTGTTTTGCATGGCTCCGTTCTGGATTTTTAACTTGGCTGCTGTTAATATCGACAATGAAACTGTTCGGGGGGCTCTTGGAGTTACTGGCCTAGTTCTATGTCTATTTGGTTTGCTCTATGGTGGCTTTTGGAGGATCCAAATGAGAAAGAGATTCAATTTGCCTTCTTATAACTTCTGCTTTGGTAAACCAGCACTCTCTGATTGCACGTTGTGGCTTTGCTGTTGTTGGTGCTCTCTTGCTCAGGAAGTGAGGACCGGGAATTCCTATGACGTTGTGGAAGAAAAGTTTTGTAGAAAACAACAGGAAAGTGAAGGCCTTCCACTAATTTCACCTTTGCCTCGTGAAGATGGATCGCTTGAGTTTAGATCTGGTCCGAATTCTCCTCTGGGGAACTCCTTAAGCCCAACCAAGAATGGCATCGGTGGTTCTCCGAGTCCAAGCGGACTTCCAAAGGGATTTCATAGTCCAGGTAGGCCACTTTCTGCAGTGAAAGAAGAGTCCCATGTAAGAGGTAAGGATGAAACTATGACCCCACCTGCACCTTCATTGATACAAAGGGAAGAAACATAG